Genomic DNA from Trypanosoma brucei brucei TREU927 chromosome 9, whole genome shotgun sequence:
AAAGTTTATTCagttgttaaaatatatcagaagtTTTCAAATAGCaaggaaaattttaaaaagaggggggtaatttcttttaaaaaagcaaagccacaaatgcagcagaaaccacgctGAGGGTGAATTGTTTGCTTAGGAGGAAACTAGAATCGCGGCATTTAACTTTGTCCTTTTCATCCTCGTTATCTTTTCCGCTTCTCCAACCACAAACTTTGGTAGTCTTACCTTCATTGGCCTTCTCACAGGTCGACTGGTCTTTATGATCGGAGCATTTGACGCCATCGCCGGTTGTCCCTCCAGTTTGAGTTTGTGTTACAGGGAtacccttttctttagctTTTGTCGAATtaaatttgcacttttttgtcCCATcagtttttgtttcgtaACTGCATTTTGGATCAGCATTACATTTTTCTACCTCGGCAATGCTGTTGCAGTGGATTTGGTTTTTCGTGCTTTCATCGTCTTTTTGTTCATCTGACTTTGAAGTTTTTAGCtttgtgttttcgttttttagCTGCAGTATCAGTGCGCCTTCTATCTGCTGAAACTTGTGTGTATCGACAATGCTCCTGAGTTTAGTTTTTGCATTGACTCCGGCAATCTTCTCCGGCAGCTGCGCTTCGTTTGCCCTGTGTAGGAGATTATTTATGCTCGTGCCAGTCGGTTTTGGGAATACAGCTAGTACCGCAGTCTCAGGCTGCCCTGCTGCTCCCTCCTGTCCATTATGCAGCGTGTTGGTTATTGCTGCTTGTAGCTCGCTTGTTGCTTCCGCGCCTTCGGTTGCGTTGGGTTTCGTTTCTTGCTCTGCGCTGTCGAGGGCCTGTAGCTTGTGCCACGCATGCTGGTACATGTTTCCTGTTTTCGTCGCTGTGCTTGACCCTTTTTTGATTTCTACTGTTTTTATCTGTTTGTCGTCTTTGTTTACTACCCACAGGCCGCCGCCTAGCTCTAAGTCGGCGTCCAGTTTCGCTGCGCCGAAACCTGCGCCGTCTACTGTTAGCAATTTGCACGTTTTGTCTCCGCCGCTGCCGGCCAGATCGGCTTTGGCCGTTGTTGCGTGACTGCTCTTCCATCCGTTTGCGTCCATTACTTCATCCAGGTTTTCGTAGGTGTCGAGTACTGGTGGTTCCAGCTTCCGAGAGCAAGGTGTTTCTCCGATCTTTGCTGGGCCGTGCGCCGCTAGAGTCCCACTGTCGTCCGTCAGAAGGCATCCGttgcttgttgttttcgcttgCGCTAGAATGTTTAGTGCTTCGTCGGCTCGACCTTTTACGTAGATGCTGCTCGCCACGGCGTCGATTGTGGTGTCAACTAAAGTGGTCTTCAACAGATTGTCATTTAAGTCGGCGAGTCTGCTGTACCAGGCAGCTAAAACCACTGCGGCCTTGGACTCTTGCGCTTCTTCTGCCAGCAGCGCGTAAACGCCGAGTTTTGCTGCCGCGAGTCGCTGgccttgtgttgttgttattaatgCCCTTAGTCTTAGCTTTGAATTTGAAGGTACTTTGTTAAGAGCTTCTGCTAGTTGGCATACGGGCTGCCAAGCCGCGGCTTTGAGGCTATcgcctgcggctgctgctgccttttCCGCTGACAGTGGTAGCATAATCGCTAGCGCCGCTAGTAGCAAGCATGATAGCGTCATTTTTTGTCTAGTGTTCCTTCTTGTATTATTTCTGGAGGCTTGAAGTGAACAAGGAGCTGTGTTTGGTGTAGAAAACATGACTTATGCCTAAGTATGCAGTGCTGGTCACAGTTATAGTCGACGTTGGTGGTGCGTTCCTTCTGCTTATGTTAGTTGCTTAGATTTTCGCCGCTTGCCCTGGCAACAGCTTAGTTTCTGCAGTCCCgcgctttgttttttaggTGCGTTACATAGGTTTGCGCATGGAACTGAtgccttctcttttttacatTAGAGCTATTATTGATTGGTCCCTTTCCGCAGGTTGCTTTGCAAGTTCGAGTCGTTTACAAAATTCTAGTCAACCTTTTTGGCTTATCCATCACACATCTTCTCTATTACTGGTTATATTCAAGTGAAAATCAACGCCTACTTCATCTTTAGACACTTGCCTCGGCGACGTTAAACATAATTTCTCCAGATAATTAACAGTTAAAGTTAATGAAATCATCTATGCAGTAGCGTATATTCATTTTAAAGTAAAATGTGAAGAATCATCAGTGAGTCATTCTGAAGTAtcacttttctttgtctGCGCTGTTTTGATGCGTATGAACTGGTGACCACATTTGCCAGCAAACCAAACTCTGTCTTCATTTCAATATTCCTTGCTTCATCTCTTTGTATGTACGGACCACTGTCATTAATTTACTTTTTGAAACTGCGTGTATGCCATCTCACTCCATCCTTCTTTATCTTTCTGCTTTTACTTTAATATCATTggcacatttcttttcttttactccTTTACCTACTATCATTTCACCCTTACCATCATTTTTAaacgctttccttttttgccgTATAGTAAGGTATTAACACCAcacttattataatattcgtatatacacactcacaatactctcctgttattatcatcattatagTCCTCACTATTGTCCATATAATaaacataataaaacaaattagAATGACTTGCGTTTTCCGTACTTACCATTATTCTACTTTGCACCCGTACGCCGCTTTCGTACCaaaatttatattttcataaatttccaCGAAGTTTCACATTTCGAATGAAAAATATTAGATTGTAAAAAATTTAAGAAATTTCAGAGAATTTTCTCAAAAtagaatattttttaaatatttcatAAGATTGAGAaaagatttttaaaattcgAAAATTCTACCAATCCCTTAAAAGCAGTGTCCATACTCAGAGCCATTTTCTTATCgacgagaaaactggaatatTTGTAATTTTCACCTTTCCACTTACAATCCATTGATTTGCAgtcttcttgttgtttccctgcacatttctcctctttaattccatcatctttttcttctactTGTTTTGGCTTGTAATCAAGATCCTTTACGCACTTCTTATTGTCGCCTTCGCCGtcccatttgcagccatCTTTGTAGTTATCTtctgttcctttcttttcgcacGTTTCATCTGTTtcttgctgcttttgctcttGGCGAACTGCAGTGCATGCCTGTTCCCTATTATTCTGAGACACTTTACTTAGATATAGCAGTATTGTTTCGTACTGAGCATCGGTTTCGAGGTTTTCTAGTTTGTTGTAGCTGAGCTCTAGCTCCCATTCTTTCGGTAgctttattgtttctttgttgacCTTGTCGAGGTATGTGTTCTTGAAACTGTCGGCATCAGATCCTATAATACCCTTTACTTTGCTTTCAAGCGCGCTGTCGGCGTTAATCTCTTGGTTtgttcgtctttttttctgcagcTTTATGTCTGTCGCTGCTTTCACTGCTTCTGATGTAAGAGCCGCTGTGTAGAGCGCTACGTGAGTTGTTGCTGGGTCATCTGCTTTATGCACGTCGAAGtccttcaactttttttGAGTATTTTCGAAAACGCTTTGGTCTGCCGCTGATGAAAGGTTGGTTAGTTTGGCTATTTGTATGTTGTTGGAGGTTACGTGTATGGCGCCGCCGGCAACTAAAAGCTTGTTGCCGGTATAGCCTGCTCCGGTTAGGTCCGCATCACTGGCGTGCTGTAACAATTTGCAGCATGTTTGGCTGTAGGTGGCAGCGTTGCCGAGGGTTTTGATGTTGTTAAATCCGGTAAAATCTTGTCCTCGAAGAATCGGCTTCGCCGGTGGTTCAGTTGTTactatttctgttgtttcacaGCCTGGCAATTGTTCTGCGATCGTGGTGAACGTTGCTGTTCCACTTAATGCGTCTTTGTTGATGAtacagttgttgttggttgtCCCTCCCGGCGTTACGCCGGCCACTAGCGCTATAAAATCGTCGATTATGCCGGCTGCTAGTCCTGCCTGTACCGCTAGCACAGTTCCTTTAGATGCCATGGTTAGTAATTTTCGTGTTGCTGCTTCTTGCAGCTTTTGTGCTTCAGTGGCCAGTGCGAGAGCAATTCgtgcatcatcatcgtctgTGCGCGTCTTTGAATAGACAACCAACTTTCGGGCTAGCTGTGTTATGCTATCCGTGTAAGTCGCTTGCTGATTGAGCTTCTGCTTAACGTAAAGCGCTGTAGTTTTGAGCTGCCCTGATAGGCCGCAGAGAGGCTTAATTTCTGTGGCAAGTAGTGGGTGCTTTGACGTATGAGCTGCGGATCGGTTTGATAAAGCCCCGCAAACGGCGATCAGAATTGCCGTTCGGATACCGCTTGATTGAAGTAAAGCCATTTTTGAGTGGGTTTGTGTCCCTGCCTTGTGCTAAAGATGTTGCGGGCTCGCTTCGGACGTCTTTTCCAAAAGAGGTGGtcggaaaataaaaaaattttaccATTTGTCTTTAAACTAGCACCTGATATCGGTACTGGGCCTTGCCTTTGTTGACTGCAACTCCACTTGGCTTCACATGACAAGTATCTTCTGTATTAATCGAAGAATATGACCTGCAGCGGCTTAAAGTAGCATCCACTACTAAAGTAAAAACCACATTTGTCATCATATCTACAGTTTCAATCATCCAATTTATAAAAAAGAGGCACCATTTGCGCCTCTTCCTGTatcattttctgttttgctgtACTTTTTAGTGACATATTCTGTCACTTCATtccatattttctttcatttttttcttctttcactgCTTCTGCTGATAATATAGCAAACTCACTTGCCTTGTGCAATACACTCTGTCTCTCTCATTATCTGCTGCATCATTTCCTATATTATTATGAAGTCTATCGTCATATTTGTGTATGTAAATGCTCATATTacattttcctctcccttttcctgCACTTTCTTCAATATAATCAACAGTGCTCTCCCATCCATTTACATACATTGCGTTTTGTTATAGGCATAAGTGCCTATACTTTGTCCGTCAACTGCTGCTTAACcaccacttttattataatattggtatacacacactcacaacactctcctattattattattatcattatcattattattattattatactcTTTACTGTTATGACCCTAAATATTATACAAACAGAATTggattttttaaataacaaTCATCTTTCATACCATATTATCATACTATTTTAAACCATGGGACACTGTTATTCATAGTTTAcgcaaattgaaaaaaattcATTAActttcacattttcatcaaaaagtgttaacaTATAACAAAATGTAGCAATATTAATAAATTTCTCATAAAAATAGCaaatattcataaaattcATAAATTTGAGTAAatatgtttttaaaaaattgatgctagaagcaaaactgcaagcaaaagaggtgcATTCTTTATTAGAACGGAATTTATTCCTGTAGTTTTGTGGTTTTGCCATCTTTTCCTCCTGTTTCTTggtttgcttcttttgctgaTTCCCTTTTGGCTTTctcactcaatgtgcactttttgccCTCGGCtccattttctttgaaaACGCACCCCTTGTGTTCCAGTTTTTTACAGGCTTCTTGGTCGTCTTTTGCTTCATTGCATTTTTGACTTGTGGCAGCCAGCTGCTTGGTGCTGTCGTCTGCATCTCTTTGCGGAATGTTCTGCTAATTCAACGGCTCTTCGCCTGTTGCTATGTTTGCCAGTGTTGTGTTTAATGCCACCAGTGCTATTTCTAGCCTGCTTACTTGGGTTCTTTGTTCGTTAAGTTGAGCCAATGTTGTCGCCTCGGCTTTTAGCGCTGTCATCCACTTGACGTTTTTTGCTTCTCCTGTACGCGCATCGGTTTCATACGTGACACAGACCCCGTACTGAGCGTTTGCGTTGCCGTTGCAGCTCGTTTCGCCGCCATTGTTTAGTCCGCCTAACACATTTGGGtgcttgttgttttcgccTTTGCCTGTCATGATCAGCTGGGTTAAGTCCTCCGTTACGCTGGTTAAATGAGCTGTTGTCAGGCCCTCCTTAGATACCGGCGTCCCACAGGCCTTTTTTAGTATTTCCCAGTCTGGTTGTAGATCTTTGGCGCCGCTATTTTCGACGCTTAAGGGCGGTTTTGCTGTGGTGCAGACTGCTGGTTCTTTGTCACCGCTTGCTTCCATAGCGCACAGACACATTATGTCTACCTTTAGAGATTTTCCAGTTAGTGTGCCCGCAGTTTTTCTGCCAGCTGAAGCTTTGCCGCAAGCTGTCTCGCGATTTGGTGACCCGCTGAGTTTTATGCTTGTTTTTTCGGCTGCTTCTCCTTCGAGCGTGTCGTTTAGAAGtccgtttatttttttaactgTCTGATCTAGTTcgatttttttctgtcgGCCATTGTTTTCAGAAATGCAGCGAGTGTTGTATTTAGCTTTCTGAAGATGCTTGGGCTTTTATTTGCAGAAAGCCACGTTTGaatttcaaaatatttgttgtttgttttgaggTATTCGGCGCCTCGCTTGCAGAAAGGCCAGCCATACATTGAACACGTTGCGTTCGCGCTTAAACCGGCTGGAAAAACCGGTTCTTTAGTCTCCTGTGTTTGCGCTTGCGCCATAATTTCCTTGTGGTCCGAGAGGGAAACcgccactgctgctgcaactgtgCTTATTTCCTCCAGGTTGGCTCCAGCTGCGGGTGTTGGCAGAGTTGACTTAACTACACGAACCACTTTGCATAGGGCTGAAAAATGTGCGGCATTTAGCCCTGCGTCTGGTTTTTCCGCGGAAGCACACTTGAATCTCGTTAACAGTACGAGGGAAAATAGATTTACTGTCGTGCATATGGCGCCATGCTGTACTGGTTGCATCTGCTGCCTGCGATTTTTTGGCTTTGGCCAGaactgtattttttttctacttagGTGTTTACTTGTGACTGTCCTGTTAGTTATGGACGATAGATAAAGGATAGAAAACTTCCTAACCACGAATGGCTACAAAAAGTACAAATTCAAACGCATAATGTATTTTGTTAAGCTCACACATTTtaagttttttaaattccAAATTCATGTTGTTTAAACTTGCATgacaatattttttttaaaaaagaattttGTGTTCCACACAGAATACGTGATTGCCGTATTTTTTATTGATTACGTATTGGGGAGATACATAAAAGACACGCTATAGCATGTAACTTGTCACTCAATTTCATTGTGTTTTTACATGATCAACTTGTGGAAAGGTCTTTTGCACCATAGAAACTCATGGTCACAATGacctaatttttttcaaACAAATATCCCACACTAATTTCAATCCATAGCATTCTATATCTTTTGCACTCGCACGCTTTCTCAGATCTGACTCTGTACTTTTTACAATACCACAATATTTCTATGTTATAAATTAAAATGTTATGGCTTCTAAAGCGGGTTACAGCTCAGTAACTCTTTTGTGGTACGTATTATCTCTGTAACAATACAAAGGTTTTTTGTAGGAAACCGCTTTTTTGTTGGGCTCATACAGAAAAGTCGTTACTTTTGCGCCGCTTACGCATACGATGTTATAACTTGGAGTGATTTACACTCTGAGTTTCTTTTCCGAATGCTTGCCGTGCTCCAGTAAACTTTCATCATCTCTAATTCTTATTTGAGTTTTACGCTCGTTGAACGCAGTTAAATTGTCATTTGTATACCAGTTTGTAACTGATAAAGTTCCGCTGTTAATTTTTAAACTTCATAAATCTCATTTATTCACGCATATATGTTCTATTTTTAGcaccttatttttttcattcttcctTTACTGCCTACAGAAATTCATTTTGAAAAACAGTTTTAAAATCAAGCAAACAAGAATATTATTCTCCACACACtgatttttattattaatgtATTAAATGAGAAAAATGTTGAATATTACATAATACTTACCCAGTTACTGCTCCTGATCCTGCTGATTCTTCTTTGAAGAAGGATAATAGTATTAACCACCATATTTAACACGACACTCTTCATAATTATCTCTGAAGTACCTTTCATCAATTTGTGTGCGAAATGTGGAGCACAGCCTCATACTGACGTACCATTATCTTCCTTTCTGCGCTATGTTGTCGCGGGTTATAAAATTTAATTTCCTCAttacttctttattttacgtttttctcctcttgcaGTTCAGAAAACGTAACTATTTTACTTGTCTTGTACGGTAAACTCTGTCTCGCTTTCATTGGCCCTTTAATCATCCGCTCCTGTATAATGATGATCATAGCgatatttgtatttgaagCTAGACATGTTCCatctccctttctctttctctgccTTTTTACTTCTCTAATTCTCTACTCACAATATTCCTCGTTCTCTCCAACTAACTCACttacttttatttcatccttacttttgttttaagtgctttTATATTGGCAGTGCGGCTGCTCATCAccactgctcttattataatgtttgtatatgcacagtcacaacactctattatcattatcaatattattatcattattatcctTACTGCTCTTTTAAACGTATctaatataaataaaatgaacaaaataaCCCAAATATCAAATATTCGTAATAACACTTGCTTTTCATTCCCTAtcactatttttctttgcactaATATGCTATTATCATTCACGATTTACAAAAAATATTGCAATGCTCCTAATCTTCACATTTAATCAACaagttttaaaatatattacattcatttattttatcaAAAATGTTGCAAAATACTAAATTTTATAAAGTGTCATAAAATTAAACCAAaatattttagaaaattATTTATAGAAGCACAAATGcgagcaaaagaggggaagttttaatgacaaaagaattgctccctgtggtgtttgctgtttttccGTCTTTCCCTTCCGCTTTAACTCCCTCTCTTGCTACGCATTTATTGCCCTTTAATTCACAGTTTTCGCTGTTgcatttatcttttcttttgtctgcGCAATCCtcatcttttgtttgctgtaGAATTGAGATTTCGGTCACTTCTTGCATCTCCTTTAGTTGATTGTGGTAGCAAGCGGCCGCAGCGTAGTGTACTGTCTCAGTGTTGGAATCGGTGCCtactttgttctttttcgtgTCCCCATTTAATGTGTACTGAATTTCCGCTGTTGCTAGCGGTTTTAGTAGCTTTTCACTGACGCTGCCTTTTAAGTCACCAAATAGAGTTTTtacactttccttttgtttgtcgccAGTTTGGCCTTTTGGTACTTCCACTTTCAGTATTAGGTCCGCTATCTGTTGCATGTGCTCGTTTTGTTGCAgcgtttgttctttttcgtcGCCTATTGAAGTAACGACGGAGATCGTGACGTCTCTGAGCTTGCAGATTACTTGTGCTGTTTGTTTCGCGGTTACTGTGTTGGTTTTAGTACCGTATTGCTCGCAGCCGAGTTCGTCGATGCACGGTGCTTTGGCTTAACCTGCTTTTCCAATGCTGATTTCGCTTATTGTGTAGGTGTTGTATGGCGTGTCGAGCTCTGTGGTGCCTAAAGAGTTGGTTGCGGCGCTTGCTGTTCCTGTTCCAGAATAAAAAAAGCCGGGTATTGTGCCCGTTGTGCTTGCGCTGCTGGCTGTGCCGCCGACAAAGACCTTGCCTGTCCTTTCGGCGTTTGTCAAATGCTTGTCGTCAGTTAGCTTGAGTTTGTCAATCTTATCGAGGTTGCTTACAGCCCAGTCTATCCCTGCTTTGCCTGTGCCAACTTCAGTGCATGCCTCGAATTTTCCTTGTGTAAATGCTGCCTTTATCGTGCAATAGTCGTTTGTGCCGCTTGCGTAGCCGGCACGGTTTGTGCTCTTGGTGGTCGACACGAGTGTTGGGCTGCCTATTGGATTCGTGTGAATCAGTATCCTTATTTGCGCTAGCCGGCTGCTGAGGATACTTGTCTGCGCTAGTATTTCCTGCGCTTGCATCGTTTCTTGGCGCGCTGTCTGCAAATTGTGCGTAGCTAAAGCATAGGGTGCCTGGAATTGTCTGCCTTTGTTATTGGTTGCGAACTTGCAGGCTGCGTGTTGTAGAATTTTTGCTTCGTGTTGTAGCGTTTGAGCCTGTTGAAAGGCTGACAGTGCCTTTTGCTTTGATTTTTCAATAAGTTTTGTCAAGAAAATGATTTCGTCGCATGGATTTGTGCTCGCTTCTTTCTAGAGCTGCAGCGTCGCCgtagctgctgttgttgttaaaaCACAAGGCACTACTCTGTGCGCTATTGTATTTAGCATCTTGCtgacttcctttttgttgcgcTGCAGTTCTAGATTGTATATTAGAttctttcttgttcttttAACTTTAAACAGTGCCGCTAAGCAGTGTTCTTTGCcggtttctttttgttctgtgtCGTTTTTGTAAACAGTTGTGGCTATCTGGAGGGTGCACGCAAGCGTTATGAATAGTTAGAGtcaatgtgtgtgtttcattTCGGTATAATCTGTGTTTGATATAGgcttttgcttccttctcTGGTGTTTCTTGCCCGTCGCTTGTTGGGCCGTTGGCtcagctgttgctgctgattATGTTGAACATGGAGGCAGCTCCTTTGAGGTTCTGCTTGAATGTATTCGGTGATGTTGCTCAAAATCTCCTATACTATTTCCTATCTTTTTCGTTCTTTGTGCAGTCTATTGGGGCTGTTTTATCTGTTTTATCCATGATGGTCGAAACATACTTTGAGTTTCATTTTCGTTAAATGGTGAATATTCTTGCTTTTCTTACTTCTTCACATATTACCGCTAGCATATTGCTCTAAACAACCTTTATTGTTAATTATACAGTAATTCTTCTCTCACCCTCCACTAAAACGTTTCGCTTGGTTGCTAAGTTCATTGGTGTATTTAACGGGTCGCCGCTTCGGGTTATAACGGTTGGGACAGTACGCGTTTCATACATTGCAAacatttgtgtatttttcaCTAGACTTCACGGCTCTTCAGCTGATGCCTTCGTTCAGATGGTTGTGCCCTAGGTTCAGCCTGAATGACTGTGccgctctttttctttgttaaagaatagtttattcttttccatGTTAGTAAAGGATATTGTTGCTTTTAAGCTTAAGGGTAGTGAAAGCTGTAGGAACACGAAATATTGTCTGTCAAAAGATTCTCTTGACTTCGTTTTACCTTCTGAAATAGATTAAATTGTATGTTCTGAAGTCATCTTATTTATAATAATTTAAATTGTCGTTTAGGTCGTGGTATTACATGTCATGTGACTTCAGTCTATAACGATAAAATGATTGCTTCTATCTAATAGCTTTGCCGATTGAACTGCGTTTCTAAGCACTAGGAGGCACTGTTTCTACACTATTTTTTGACGGAACAATGGTTTTACTTCTGATTTTCAATTCGTGCTCCGATATATTCTCACGTTTGCTACTCTTTCTAAAATTTTCGTCTTCTTTATAGTTTCTGCAAGGCTGGCCGCAACCATTATCTGGTTTATTTGTTGCTACCTCCGCATAAAAGTAAGAAACTCCGGTGAGTATCGCACTATCAGACAAATTTTTCGGCCTTTACAAGTCGTATTATCTGTCTCAGACGTCTACATTTCCTGCATTTTAATTCCATTTTCCATTTTATCTGGGGTTTCTACTATTTCAATCACCACGGATAACGTAGAAACTTCATTATGTCTATACAGGAGACTTTTTCTTCACCATGTCGTTGTTTATAATGACCTTCGCCCTTATAACTGTATTTgaaaatatatatctacagcctcttcctttttctgtgtctttttttaacaatatttttcttgctttctcTGTCTCAAACTAACTCACTTAATCCCATTTTAAcctttccattatttttaaTACATCTCTTCGGGTTGTGAAGTTGGTGTTATCCACCACTATcgttataatatttgtatatacacatactcacaatactctcctattattatcattattattattactgttataaCCCAAGCTACtaactaaaaacaaaattaaatTAGAATTTCACTCAAATTTTATAACCCATCACACTATTTCTTTGCACTTATATCCCAATTTTATAccaaaatttcataaatcTAAATCATTTTGAGAAAACCTGTTAAAGTAAATTAAATGTTAGCAATTTTCTATTTCTatcaaaatagaaaattttgTAAAACTTCATAAATTAGAGTAAAAATCCTAAAAGGtttagaaaagcaaaactgcaagcaaaagaggggttTTATTAATCATAacagaattgcttcctgttgtttttgttgttttgtaaGCTTTCACTCCTGCTTgttggtttgctttttctgcctctttttgtgctttttcaGTAATCTTTCAagtgttgtttttccattCGCAGCCGTTCGTTTTGCCGCATTCTCCCTCCTCTTTGCTGTCGCGTTTCGGTGCTTCTGTATTAGTAACTTCACAATTCTCTTTGGGGTTAGGCTTTGCTCCAACTTCGCATGCAGTCCAGTTAGTGTTTAGTTGTTGTAGAAAGAAAAgtcgtctttttttgttcgcagTTTGTCCTGCCTTCTCTGTTCGGTGTTTTTTCATCAACTGTTTAATCGGTTTTAGTGCTGCACCTGGAAGTTCGGCTGCTTTTTCCAGCTCCCCATCTTCAAAGGCGCCGATCGACACCGTGAGCGCCGGCGGTTCAGCCTCCTCACCGTCGGCTAGGTCTATTAGCTTGCTGTTTGTGGCTTCCTGGCTCGTCAGTACATTCATAAacgctttttcttccctgtcgACAGCTGCGTATGTTTCTCCGGCCTCTTGCCATCCCTGCTCTGCCCCTCTCCATTGAGGTGCTGTGTTCGcgttgtttcttgtttttagcAGGCCGCCCATTATCCTGAAGT
This window encodes:
- a CDS encoding variant surface glycoprotein (GPI-Anchor Signal predicted for Tb09.244.1580 by DGPI v2.04 with cleavage site probability 0.75399995 near 527); this translates as MFSTPNTAPCSLQASRNNTRRNTRQKMTLSCLLLAALAIMLPLSAEKAAAAAGDSLKAAAWQPVCQLAEALNKVPSNSKLRLRALITTTQGQRLAAAKLGVYALLAEEAQESKAAVVLAAWYSRLADLNDNLLKTTLVDTTIDAVASSIYVKGRADEALNILAQAKTTSNGCLLTDDSGTLAAHGPAKIGETPCSRKLEPPVLDTYENLDEVMDANGWKSSHATTAKADLAGSGGDKTCKLLTVDGAGFGAAKLDADLELGGGLWVVNKDDKQIKTVEIKKGSSTATKTGNMYQHAWHKLQALDSAEQETKPNATEGAEATSELQAAITNTLHNGQEGAAGQPETAVLAVFPKPTGTSINNLLHRANEAQLPEKIAGVNAKTKLRSIVDTHKFQQIEGALILQLKNENTKLKTSKSDEQKDDESTKNQIHCNSIAEVEKCNADPKCSYETKTDGTKKCKFNSTKAKEKGIPVTQTQTGGTTGDGVKCSDHKDQSTCEKANEGKTTKVCGWRSGKDNEDEKDKVKCRDSSFLLSKQFTLSVVSAAFVALLF
- a CDS encoding variant surface glycoprotein; translation: MALLQSSGIRTAILIAVCGALSNRSAAHTSKHPLLATEIKPLCGLSGQLKTTALYVKQKLNQQATYTDSITQLARKLVVYSKTRTDDDDARIALALATEAQKLQEAATRKLLTMASKGTVLAVQAGLAAGIIDDFIALVAGVTPGGTTNNNCIINKDALSGTATFTTIAEQLPGCETTEIVTTEPPAKPILRGQDFTGFNNIKTLGNAATYSQTCCKLLQHASDADLTGAGYTGNKLLVAGGAIHVTSNNIQIAKLTNLSSAADQSVFENTQKKLKDFDVHKADDPATTHVALYTAALTSEAVKAATDIKLQKKRRTNQEINADSALESKVKGIIGSDADSFKNTYLDKVNKETIKLPKEWELELSYNKLENLETDAQYETILLYLSKVSQNNREQACTAVRQEQKQQETDETCEKKGTEDNYKDGCKWDGEGDNKKCVKDLDYKPKQVEEKDDGIKEEKCAGKQQEDCKSMDCKWKGENYKYSSFLVDKKMALSMDTAFKGLVEFSNFKNLFSIL